CAAACCCCACTCCCCGCTGGGACGCCGGCCGATAGGTGACGTCTTTACCATCGAACAGCAGACGGCCGGAGCCAGGGTCGGGTGCTTCCAGGCCGGCTATGATTCGCAGAAGTGTCGTCTTTCCCGAACCGGAAGGTCCCAGCAGTGCCACGAGTTCTCCCGCATGAATGGTCAGATTCACGCGATCGAGAGCGCGAAATTTGCCGAAGGTTTTGGAGATTTCGATCACTTCGATGCGCATGGGAAAGACGCCTCCTCAAAAAGACAATCTTGCCCGCGGTTGAGCTTCCGATTGATGCGGTGTTGCCAGACGGTCTTCACGACCAGGGTCACCAGCCCTACTCCGGTGAGCAGCGAAGCAACGGCAAACGCGGCAGAGAACTGGTACTCGTTGTAAAGGAGTTCCACATACAGCGGCAGAGTCACAGTGAAACCGCGGATGTGTCCCGAAACGACCGAAACCGCACCGAATTCCCCGAGAGATCGTGCGGTGCACAGAATCACTCCGTAGAGGAGCGCCCAGCGAATCTTAGGCAGCGTGACGTGATAAAAGATCTGCCAGCCGTTGGCGCCAAGCAGTCGAGCGGCTTCTTCCTCCTCGCTCCCTTCGGTTTCCATCAGGGTCTTCACTTCCCTGACCACAAGCGGCAGGGTGACGAAGGCGGTTGCCAGAACAATACCCGGGAATGCGAAAATGACCCGAACACCCCAGCGTTCCAGAATCGCTCCCAACCACCCATGCTGCCCATAGACCAGAATGAGCAGCAACCCCACCACGACCGGCGAGATGGAAAGAGGCAAATCAATAAGGCTGATCAGCGCGTTGCGGCCGAAAAAGCGGTATTTGCTCAGGCACCACGCCGCGGACAGTCCAAACGCGGTATTGATGGCAACGCAGAGTGCGGTGACTGACAGGCTGAGCCGCACCGCCGCCAGGGCTTC
This is a stretch of genomic DNA from Thermogutta terrifontis. It encodes these proteins:
- the cysW gene encoding sulfate ABC transporter permease subunit CysW, producing the protein MKQSLRCLSLAPSRSTSPTNGFTAASAEPSHPYAGLTRSSPVGILLRLGLILTTLLILGVFLVLPLVVVFAEAFRQGWHVYCAAISNPEALAAVRLSLSVTALCVAINTAFGLSAAWCLSKYRFFGRNALISLIDLPLSISPVVVGLLLILVYGQHGWLGAILERWGVRVIFAFPGIVLATAFVTLPLVVREVKTLMETEGSEEEEAARLLGANGWQIFYHVTLPKIRWALLYGVILCTARSLGEFGAVSVVSGHIRGFTVTLPLYVELLYNEYQFSAAFAVASLLTGVGLVTLVVKTVWQHRINRKLNRGQDCLFEEASFPCASK